Within Longimicrobium sp., the genomic segment CACCGAGCGCGGCGCCGTGGTGGGCGCCGGCGCGGGCGGCGCCATCGGCGCCGTGATCGGCAAGCAGACGGGGAGCACCGCCCGCGGCGCCATCATCGGCGCGGTGCTGGGCGGGGCGGCGGGCGCCGTGATCGGGCGGCGGATGGACCGGCAGGCCGAGGAGCTCGAGGGCGAACTGGGCAACAACGCCGACGTCACGCGCGTCGGCGAGGGGATCGCGGTCACCTTCGCGTCGGGGATCCTCTTCCCCTTCGACTCCGACCAGATCCTCCCCGCGGGCCAGTCGAACCTGCGCGAGCTCGCGCAGAGCCTGCAGCGCTACCCCGAGACCGAGGTGCTGATCGTCGGCCACACCGACGCCACCGGGTCCGACGAGTACAACATGCGGCTGTCGCAGCGCCGCGCCGACTCGGCCAAGAACTACCTGGTGGGGCAGGGGATCCGGCCCGACCGCATCCGCACCGCCGGCCGCGGCGAGGCCGAGCCGATCGCCTCCAACGCCGACGAGGCCGGCCGCCAGCAGAACCGCCGCGTCGAGGTGGCGATCTTCGCCAGCGAAGAGTACCGCGAGCAGATCCTGCGCGAGCACGGCCGCAACCCGTAAGCCTCTCGCGCTGGTCGGCTGACATCGTGAGAACGCCCCCGGCACCTGAGCGTGCCGGGGGCGTTCTCTTGCGTCCGAATTCGTGAACTACGAACTGCGGTTTGGGCGTGTCCCTCCGCTGCGCTCCGGGCCGGGCTGCGCGCGCGGTAGGGCACGATACCACTGTGCCCAACCGCGCCGGGCCCGCGTCGGCCGAAACTGCCCGGCCGCCACGGTCCCGGCCCCTCCGGGCGCGCATCCCTCACGCGGGGCGCGGCTGCGCCGCGCTTAAACCGCGGCGGGAACGCCTCTTGCGCCCTGGTCGCCCCGGCCGATCCCAGGAGGAAGAGCGATGCAGGACGACCGTGACAGCAACGTGGCCGGGCAGGACCCCGCGGGAGCCGGCGCCCCCGAGCGCGCCGAGCGGACCGAGCGCGAGCGCGACCTCGCCGCGAAGAGCCTGCGCGGCCGCGAAGAGGGCGGCGCGCCGGCCGGCGGCGAAGAGCGCGGCGGCGGGGACCGCGGCCCGGAGGAGGGGTAGATGGCCGCCCCTCCCGACCCCAACCGCTGGCCCCCGGGCGCCGAGCTGGAGCGCGACGACCTGGGCGACATCAAGGCCAGCCGCTTCAGCCTGCCGACCGGGGCGATCGTGGCGATCGTGCTGGTGATCACCGTGCTCTTCCTCGCCGTCGCCATCTTCTGACCACGACGCGCCGCATCCGGGACCTCGACCCCGCGCCGTGTCGCCCTTGCGGTTGAAGCCTCACGCAGTCTGTGAGGCTTCCTGCCGTTGTTGCCGCGGCTTCAGCCGCCCTTCACCCGCCTTTGCCCCCGACCTTCTCCCCCCGCGCGAGCGCCGGCTCGCGGGGCACCCGCCGGCGCAGGCGCCGGGCCTCCAGCTCCGCGCGCAGGTCCGCGTAGACGCCCGGGTCCAGCGGCATCAGGTACTCCTTGAGCCGGTTGCGCGTGCGCCAGGTCCGCGCCCCCAGGTCCTCCAGCAGCTCGTCCAGGTAGTGGAGGGTGAAGGGGACCACGCACGTCCCGCGCGCCAGCCCCAGCGGCCGCTCGGCCTTGAGCCACTCCCACCGCGCGTCGATCTCGCGCTCCATCTCCGCGCGCGGTGGCAGCGCCAGGTCGCCGCGCACGTGCTCGGCCAGCCAGCGCGCGCCCACCTCGCTGGTGAGCTGCGAGAAGAGGCTCGAGTTGTAGCCCACGAACCCCAGCCGCGGCACGTCCGGCGGCAGGATGTTGCGGTGCAGGCGGAAGTTCCCCTCCGGGCCCAGCAGGCGGCCGCGCACCTCCTCGTCCAGGAACGGCACCCCCTGCCGGAAGCCGGTGCCGAACACCACCACGTCGGCCTCCACGCGGCCGCCGTCCTCCAGCTCCGCGGCGCCGGGAGCCAGGCGGCGGATCGCCCCCTTCCTCGCCTGCAGGCGCCCCGCGTTCACGTGGTCGTAGATGCCGCCCGACGCCAGGCTCAGCATGCAGCTCACCATGTCCTCGATCGGCGCGTCGGGGGCCAGGCCGTTCCGGTCCAGGCGGAAGGTGGCGCGCAGCACCCGCTCGATCCCGCGCCAGAAGAGCCAGACGAAGGGGCGCCCCGGGCCGTGCAGGACGCGCTCGAACCCCTTGAGCCGCCGGTAGCGGAAGAGGTCCTCGCTGAAGCGCGTGGCCAGCACGTACTTCAGGTGCAGGAAGCCGAAGAAGAACTTCGGCACCTTCCAGTGCGCGCGGCGGAAGAGCAGGGTGGTCCGGGCCGCGTGTCCCACGGCCGCGCACGCCGCGTCCGAGGCCGACTTGGCCTGGCCCACCACGACGACGCGCTTTCCCGTCACCTCCGCCGCGTCGTGGAACTGCGTCGAGTGCAGCACCCGCCCGCCCGCGGCCTCGAACTCCTCCCGCCCCGGCGTGTCGGGGACGAACGGGTCGCTGAAGGTGCCGTTGCAGACCACCAGCCAGTCGACGTCGTGCGTCTCCTCGCGCCCGTCCGCCAGCCGCGTCGCGCGCAGCGTCCAGCCGCGGCCGCCGGCGCGGGGGCGCGCCTCGTCCACGCGGGTGCCCAGGCGCAGGCGGGGCGTCACCCCGAAGCGGTCCGCGTACGCCGCCAGGTACGCCTGCACCTGCTCGCCGGCGGGCCAGTCGGGGTAGCCGGCCGGCATGGGGAAGTCGGAGAAGGCGTAGGTGTCGCGCGGGTTCTGCGTGGTGACGCCCGGGTAGCGCCGCGAGCGAGTCCACACCCCGCCCACCTCGTCGTCCTTCTCGAAGACGGTGACGTCGTGCCCGTCTTCCAGGAACGTCTTGGCCGTGACGAGGCCGCTGATGCCTGCGCCGATGATGCCGATATGGGACATGAGAGTGTCGAAGTGCGAGGTGCGAAGTGCGGGACTCCTCGACGGGGAAGGATCACACAAAATGCGCTCGTCCCCGGCGCTGTATCAATGATCTCCTCGCGTGAGGAGAGCCACGCCGGAGGGATGAGCCGCGGGAGCGGCGGGCGAGCGGGAGCGCGGCGGGTGCGGGCCGTCGCGTCCTGCCGTGGGGATGCGGCCGCCCCGCTCGTGGCGGGGCGGCCGCATCCCTGGACCTTCGTACTTCCGTACTCTCGTACTTACTGAAGCCTGCGCGGCTGCACCCGCTCGATGTCCATCGTCGTCACGTTCCCTCCCGAGGCTCCCGCCGTGTAGGCCGCGACCACGTCCAGCTCCACCCGGCTCTGGATCACGACGAAGCCTTCCACGAATCCCGCGTTGGTCATCGACTGCACCATGCGGCAGTCGATCTCGACCGCCTGGTCGGGGCGCAGCCGGACGCTCCGGAAGGGGGTGACGAGACCCGGGTCCAGCCGCCGCGTCGTGGCGACCTTGAAGCGGAACTCCGTGCTGTCGGGGCTGTGGACGTTGACCGTGGTGAAGTAGCGCCCGGGCGCGAGCTGAACGAAGTCGGGAGAGCCGCAGACCACCTTCACCGCGTACTCGAACGCCTGGGCCGAAGCCCGTGCCG encodes:
- a CDS encoding OmpA family protein, with amino-acid sequence MMNVHAKKLTVALAAATLAVPGLAGCASMNNTERGAVVGAGAGGAIGAVIGKQTGSTARGAIIGAVLGGAAGAVIGRRMDRQAEELEGELGNNADVTRVGEGIAVTFASGILFPFDSDQILPAGQSNLRELAQSLQRYPETEVLIVGHTDATGSDEYNMRLSQRRADSAKNYLVGQGIRPDRIRTAGRGEAEPIASNADEAGRQQNRRVEVAIFASEEYREQILREHGRNP
- a CDS encoding NAD(P)/FAD-dependent oxidoreductase → MSHIGIIGAGISGLVTAKTFLEDGHDVTVFEKDDEVGGVWTRSRRYPGVTTQNPRDTYAFSDFPMPAGYPDWPAGEQVQAYLAAYADRFGVTPRLRLGTRVDEARPRAGGRGWTLRATRLADGREETHDVDWLVVCNGTFSDPFVPDTPGREEFEAAGGRVLHSTQFHDAAEVTGKRVVVVGQAKSASDAACAAVGHAARTTLLFRRAHWKVPKFFFGFLHLKYVLATRFSEDLFRYRRLKGFERVLHGPGRPFVWLFWRGIERVLRATFRLDRNGLAPDAPIEDMVSCMLSLASGGIYDHVNAGRLQARKGAIRRLAPGAAELEDGGRVEADVVVFGTGFRQGVPFLDEEVRGRLLGPEGNFRLHRNILPPDVPRLGFVGYNSSLFSQLTSEVGARWLAEHVRGDLALPPRAEMEREIDARWEWLKAERPLGLARGTCVVPFTLHYLDELLEDLGARTWRTRNRLKEYLMPLDPGVYADLRAELEARRLRRRVPREPALARGEKVGGKGG